Proteins from a genomic interval of Methanobacteriales archaeon HGW-Methanobacteriales-1:
- the mcrB gene encoding coenzyme-B sulfoethylthiotransferase subunit beta — protein sequence MPIYDDKIDLYGSNGKLLEEQVPLESISPMRNPAIEKIVHDIKRSVAVNLSGVESGLKNAAMGGKSNFIPGRELDLPIVENAEVISDKIKKMVRIQKDDDTGISIINNGNQLLVQLPTSRMKLAADYSVSTMVTGAAVVQAIIDTFNVNMFEASAVKTAVLGRYPQSVDLQGGNISALLGPPVLLEGLGYGLRNVMANHVVAITNKNTLNAAALSSIMEQTAMFETGDATGAFERYHLLSLAFQGLNANNLVFDLVKENGKGTVGTVIESLVGRAKEDNVIKVAKKMHSGYNLYEPVDWALWNAYAASGLLAANIVNVGASRAAQGVASTVLYYNDILEYETGLPGVDYGRTEGTGVGFSFFSHSIYGGGGPGTFHGNHVVTRHSKGFAIPCAAAAMCLDAGTQMFSVEKTSGLIGTVYGAIDYLREPIKSVAEGAGKIKEEV from the coding sequence TTGCCAATTTATGATGATAAAATAGACCTTTATGGTTCCAATGGAAAATTGTTGGAAGAACAAGTACCTTTAGAATCTATTAGTCCAATGAGAAATCCTGCTATTGAAAAAATAGTTCATGATATTAAAAGATCAGTGGCCGTAAATCTTTCTGGAGTAGAAAGTGGTTTAAAAAATGCAGCAATGGGTGGTAAATCTAATTTTATCCCTGGAAGAGAACTTGACCTCCCTATTGTAGAAAATGCAGAGGTAATTTCTGATAAAATTAAGAAGATGGTTAGAATCCAGAAAGATGATGATACGGGTATAAGTATCATAAACAATGGAAATCAGCTTTTAGTTCAACTACCAACTAGTAGAATGAAATTAGCTGCCGATTACAGTGTTTCAACCATGGTTACAGGGGCCGCTGTTGTGCAGGCCATAATTGATACATTCAATGTCAACATGTTTGAAGCATCAGCAGTCAAAACTGCAGTTTTAGGAAGATATCCTCAATCTGTTGATTTACAAGGAGGAAATATAAGTGCGCTTTTAGGACCGCCTGTGTTACTGGAAGGTTTAGGATATGGTCTTAGAAATGTTATGGCCAATCATGTGGTTGCTATAACAAATAAAAACACTTTAAATGCGGCTGCACTTTCCTCAATAATGGAACAAACTGCAATGTTTGAAACCGGAGATGCTACTGGAGCATTTGAACGTTATCATCTACTTTCACTAGCATTCCAGGGATTAAATGCCAATAATTTGGTTTTTGATTTGGTAAAAGAAAATGGAAAAGGCACGGTGGGTACGGTTATTGAATCACTTGTAGGCAGAGCAAAGGAAGATAATGTAATTAAAGTCGCCAAAAAGATGCATTCTGGATACAATTTATATGAACCTGTTGATTGGGCCTTATGGAATGCTTATGCCGCATCAGGTTTACTTGCAGCTAATATTGTTAATGTTGGTGCATCCCGAGCAGCCCAAGGTGTTGCTTCAACTGTTTTATATTATAATGATATTTTAGAATATGAAACTGGTCTTCCTGGGGTTGATTATGGCCGAACTGAAGGTACTGGGGTAGGTTTCAGCTTTTTCTCTCATTCTATCTATGGGGGTGGAGGTCCAGGAACATTCCATGGTAACCACGTGGTAACTAGGCACAGTAAAGGATTTGCTATTCCTTGTGCTGCTGCAGCAATGTGTCTGGATGCAGGCACGCAGATGTTCTCTGTGGAAAAAACTTCTGGTCTTATTGGTACTGTTTATGGTGCTATTGATTACTTGAGAGAACCTATAAAAAGCGTAGCTGAAGGGGCAGGAAAAATTAAAGAAGAAGTATAG
- the mcrD gene encoding methyl-coenzyme M reductase operon protein D, which yields MEKNEKCEIIDIKIFPHRFLKAETSEKLLNAIYEVDGMARVLVRGPSLPEIVGYGPARGSPVNHSERKLIKINEESMRLRLNVGEILISVFYSKLDSFMEKLEKILETNVPCKYDLFVGMFTKTTVTISDYLKYGCCFEDQIDKRLIGMVDPSARASDTIKIINKG from the coding sequence ATGGAAAAAAACGAAAAATGTGAAATTATTGATATTAAAATATTCCCTCACAGATTTTTAAAAGCTGAAACATCTGAAAAACTGCTGAATGCTATTTATGAGGTCGATGGAATGGCTAGAGTTCTAGTTAGGGGACCATCTCTGCCAGAAATTGTGGGATATGGTCCTGCCCGAGGATCACCAGTTAATCACTCTGAAAGAAAACTTATTAAAATTAATGAAGAATCAATGCGACTTCGATTAAATGTTGGAGAAATATTAATCAGTGTTTTTTATTCAAAATTAGACTCCTTTATGGAAAAATTGGAAAAAATCTTAGAAACGAATGTTCCCTGTAAATATGATTTATTTGTGGGTATGTTCACTAAAACAACGGTTACCATTTCTGACTACCTGAAATATGGTTGTTGCTTTGAAGATCAAATTGATAAACGATTGATTGGTATGGTTGATCCAAGTGCAAGGGCTTCAGATACTATAAAAATTATTAATAAAGGTTAG
- the mcrG gene encoding coenzyme-B sulfoethylthiotransferase subunit gamma has product MSYKAQYSPGETIIAENRRNHMNPNFELKKLRNVADEDLVKILGHRNPGENYKSVHPPLDEMDFSEDVVRDLVEPIQGAKEGVRVRYIQFADSMYNAPAQPYDRARTYMWRYRGVDTGTLSGRQVIEMREMDLESVSKELVETNLFDPARSGLRGATVHGHSLRLDENGLMFDALQRYVYDEEKGHVVYVKDQVGRPLDEPVDVGEPLSEEELEKMTTIYRKDNVGMRDDKEAIEVVETIHVARTRGGFGLDVFKEDLKKRLGDD; this is encoded by the coding sequence ATGTCTTATAAAGCACAATATTCTCCCGGAGAAACAATAATTGCAGAAAATAGAAGAAATCACATGAATCCCAACTTCGAGTTAAAAAAACTCAGGAATGTGGCTGATGAAGATTTGGTGAAGATCCTGGGACATAGGAATCCTGGTGAAAACTATAAATCTGTTCATCCCCCTTTAGATGAAATGGATTTTTCAGAAGATGTGGTAAGGGATCTGGTGGAACCTATTCAAGGTGCTAAAGAAGGTGTAAGGGTAAGATACATACAATTTGCAGATTCTATGTATAATGCTCCTGCTCAGCCTTATGATCGAGCCAGAACTTACATGTGGAGATATCGGGGTGTGGACACAGGTACTTTATCTGGAAGACAAGTAATTGAGATGAGGGAAATGGACTTGGAATCAGTTTCTAAAGAACTTGTAGAAACCAACTTATTTGATCCTGCAAGATCTGGTCTAAGAGGAGCTACTGTACATGGACACTCTTTAAGACTTGATGAGAATGGACTAATGTTTGATGCATTACAAAGATATGTCTACGATGAAGAAAAAGGACATGTTGTATATGTAAAAGATCAAGTAGGACGTCCGCTTGATGAGCCCGTAGATGTAGGTGAACCTTTATCTGAAGAAGAACTCGAAAAAATGACTACTATTTATCGAAAGGATAATGTGGGAATGAGAGATGATAAAGAGGCCATCGAGGTTGTAGAAACTATACATGTTGCTCGAACAAGAGGTGGATTTGGATTAGATGTTTTTAAAGAAGATCTGAAAAAAAGGTTAGGTGATGACTAA